In Salinibacter ruber DSM 13855, a single window of DNA contains:
- a CDS encoding lipoprotein, with translation MTRAVRLLFLIAIFVAAAGCTSSRNASYNATIDSVERPSDAAERYGEYTVSETDSSYVYEDDLIRAGFLNSGGSVLMNVENKTEHSIQMRLEEGAFVMPDGSSERILTGDMSFANRNQEVQPITVPSRASTTATLIPQGSISMGQYGLTVAPLFQPDLVGGPGQNTSTVDDVRENLGETFSLLLPIEIQGNVNEYTFSFEVIGAKVEGNRQASEQTIGEYPGQ, from the coding sequence ATGACTAGAGCGGTACGTCTTCTCTTTCTGATCGCTATTTTCGTGGCCGCTGCAGGGTGCACGAGCAGCCGTAATGCAAGCTACAACGCGACGATCGATTCCGTCGAGCGTCCCTCCGATGCGGCCGAACGGTACGGCGAGTACACCGTCTCTGAGACGGACTCAAGCTACGTCTACGAAGACGACCTCATCCGCGCGGGTTTCCTCAACTCCGGTGGGTCGGTGCTGATGAACGTGGAGAACAAAACTGAACACTCGATCCAGATGCGCCTTGAGGAAGGGGCATTCGTGATGCCTGATGGCTCCAGTGAGCGCATCCTGACCGGCGATATGAGCTTCGCAAACCGCAACCAGGAGGTGCAACCGATCACTGTCCCGTCTAGAGCATCCACTACAGCCACTCTGATCCCGCAGGGATCGATCAGTATGGGGCAGTACGGCCTCACCGTTGCGCCGCTGTTTCAGCCGGACCTCGTGGGCGGACCCGGTCAAAATACCTCGACGGTGGATGACGTGCGAGAGAATCTTGGAGAGACATTCTCCCTGCTTCTACCCATCGAGATACAGGGCAACGTAAACGAGTATACGTTCAGCTTCGAGGTAATTGGAGCGAAGGTCGAGGGAAACCGGCAGGCCAGCGAGCAGACGATCGGGGAGTATCCTGGCCAGTAG